The following are from one region of the Microbacterium sp. cx-55 genome:
- the mmsA gene encoding multiple monosaccharide ABC transporter ATP-binding protein, which yields MVEHILEMRGITKTFPGVKALSNVNFAVERGEIHAICGENGAGKSTLMKVLSGVYPHGTYDGTIVYAGEEVQFKNLRDSEAKGIVIIHQELALSPYLSIAENIFLNNERKNALGIIDWNKTNQEAAALLKRVGLRENPTTPVKQIGVGKQQLVEIAKALSKEVKLLILDEPTAALNDDDSDHLLELILSLRGQGITSIIISHKLNEIKKVADTVTVIRDGKTIETIAKADVTEDRIIKDMVGRDLEHRYPDHEPHIGEELLRVENWTAHHPQDPTRVVVDDVSITVNAGEIVGIAGLMGAGRTEFAMSLFGQSYGTRITGRAFMRGKEVKMRSVSEAIDNGLAYATEDRKTYGLNLIEDIKRNVSMASLKKLEKAGLVNDNEEFKVANEYRKSMNIKAPNVLAKTGKLSGGNQQKVVLSKWIYSDPDVLILDEPTRGIDVGAKYEIYTIINKLAAAGKGIIVISSELPELLGISDRVYALSEGRITGELPIEQATPESVLKLMTMEKPR from the coding sequence ATGGTCGAGCACATCCTGGAGATGCGTGGCATCACCAAGACGTTCCCCGGCGTGAAAGCGCTGTCGAACGTCAACTTCGCCGTCGAGCGTGGAGAGATCCACGCGATCTGCGGCGAGAACGGCGCGGGGAAGTCCACGCTGATGAAGGTGCTGTCGGGCGTCTACCCGCACGGCACGTACGACGGCACGATCGTCTACGCGGGCGAGGAGGTGCAGTTCAAGAACCTCCGCGACAGCGAGGCGAAGGGCATCGTCATCATCCACCAGGAGCTGGCGCTGAGCCCGTACCTGTCGATCGCCGAGAACATCTTCCTCAACAACGAGCGCAAGAACGCGCTGGGGATCATCGACTGGAACAAGACCAACCAGGAGGCCGCCGCGCTGCTGAAGCGCGTCGGACTCCGCGAGAACCCGACGACACCGGTCAAGCAGATCGGTGTCGGAAAGCAGCAACTCGTCGAGATCGCGAAGGCGCTCTCGAAAGAAGTCAAGCTGCTCATCCTCGACGAGCCGACCGCCGCCCTCAACGACGACGACTCGGATCACCTGCTCGAGCTGATCCTGAGCCTGCGCGGCCAGGGCATCACGTCGATCATCATCAGCCACAAGCTGAACGAGATCAAAAAGGTCGCCGACACCGTCACCGTCATCCGTGACGGCAAGACCATCGAGACGATCGCGAAGGCGGACGTCACCGAGGACCGCATCATCAAGGACATGGTGGGTCGCGACCTCGAGCACCGCTATCCCGATCACGAACCGCACATCGGCGAAGAGCTGCTGCGCGTGGAGAACTGGACCGCGCACCACCCCCAGGACCCCACCCGCGTCGTCGTCGACGACGTCTCGATCACCGTCAACGCCGGCGAGATCGTCGGTATCGCGGGCCTCATGGGCGCCGGCCGCACCGAGTTCGCGATGAGTCTGTTCGGTCAGAGCTACGGCACCCGCATCACCGGCCGGGCCTTCATGCGGGGCAAGGAGGTCAAGATGCGCTCGGTCTCCGAAGCCATCGACAACGGCCTCGCCTACGCGACGGAGGACCGCAAGACCTACGGTCTGAACCTCATCGAAGACATCAAGCGCAACGTCTCGATGGCGTCGCTGAAGAAGCTCGAGAAGGCAGGGCTCGTCAACGACAACGAAGAGTTCAAGGTCGCCAACGAGTACCGCAAAAGCATGAACATCAAGGCCCCGAACGTGCTCGCCAAGACCGGCAAGCTTTCCGGCGGCAACCAGCAGAAGGTCGTGCTGTCGAAGTGGATCTACTCCGATCCCGACGTGCTGATCCTCGACGAGCCCACTCGCGGGATCGACGTCGGAGCGAAGTACGAGATCTACACGATCATCAACAAGCTCGCGGCCGCGGGTAAGGGGATCATCGTGATCTCCTCCGAGCTGCCCGAGCTGCTCGGCATCTCCGACCGCGTCTACGCCCTCTCCGAGGGTCGCATCACCGGTGAATTGCCGATCGAGCAGGCCACCCCCGAATCCGTCCTCAAGCTCATGACCATGGAGAAGCCCCGCTAG
- the chvE gene encoding multiple monosaccharide ABC transporter substrate-binding protein yields MKAKKILFAAATLTAGALMLSACGGGSTGGSGGESDGGLIGVAMPTKSSERWIQDGDAVKSQLEDQGFTVDLQYAEDDIPTQVSQIENMITKGAKALIVASIDGTTLSEVLQSAADADIPVIAYDRLIRDSENVNYYASFDNFVVGQQQAWSVLNGLGLVELDGTPIDGAPAGPFNIELFAGSPDDNNATFFFNGAMDVLQPYIDDDTLVVKSGQTDFQQVATLRWDGETAQSRMEDILTANYSDGTQVNAILSPYDGISRGIISALEGAGYSTGAEWPIISGQDAELDSVKAINAGEQYATIFKDTRELAKVAVDMAAAILNGEEPEVNNTTDYDNGVKVVPSYLLESQIVVKDNIKETLVDSGYWTEDEIGG; encoded by the coding sequence GTGAAAGCCAAGAAGATCCTCTTCGCTGCGGCCACCCTCACCGCCGGCGCCCTCATGCTCTCCGCATGCGGCGGCGGCTCGACCGGAGGCAGCGGTGGCGAGAGCGACGGCGGCCTCATCGGCGTCGCAATGCCCACCAAGAGCTCCGAGCGCTGGATCCAGGACGGCGACGCCGTCAAGAGCCAGCTCGAGGACCAGGGGTTCACCGTCGACCTGCAGTACGCAGAAGACGACATCCCCACGCAGGTCTCGCAGATCGAGAACATGATCACCAAGGGCGCCAAGGCCCTGATCGTCGCCTCGATCGACGGCACCACGCTCTCCGAGGTGCTGCAGAGTGCCGCAGACGCCGACATCCCCGTCATCGCCTACGACCGCCTCATCCGCGACAGCGAGAACGTCAACTACTACGCATCCTTCGACAACTTCGTCGTCGGTCAGCAGCAGGCGTGGTCGGTTCTCAACGGTCTCGGACTCGTCGAGCTCGACGGCACCCCGATCGACGGCGCCCCCGCGGGCCCGTTCAACATCGAGCTGTTCGCCGGTTCGCCCGACGACAACAACGCCACGTTCTTCTTCAACGGTGCGATGGACGTCCTCCAGCCCTACATCGACGACGACACGCTCGTCGTGAAGTCGGGTCAGACGGACTTCCAGCAGGTCGCCACGCTCCGCTGGGACGGCGAGACCGCCCAGAGCCGCATGGAAGACATCCTCACGGCGAACTACTCGGACGGCACGCAGGTCAACGCGATCCTCTCGCCCTACGACGGCATCTCGCGAGGCATCATCTCGGCGCTCGAGGGCGCGGGATACTCGACCGGCGCAGAGTGGCCCATCATCTCGGGTCAGGATGCGGAGCTCGACTCCGTCAAGGCGATCAACGCGGGCGAGCAGTACGCGACGATCTTCAAGGACACGCGTGAGCTGGCCAAGGTCGCCGTCGACATGGCGGCCGCGATCCTCAACGGCGAAGAGCCCGAGGTCAACAACACGACGGACTACGACAACGGCGTGAAGGTCGTTCCCTCGTACCTGCTCGAGTCGCAGATCGTCGTCAAGGACAACATCAAGGAGACGCTGGTCGACAGCGGCTACTGGACCGAAGACGAAATCGGCGGCTAA
- a CDS encoding quinone oxidoreductase family protein translates to MTHAIVYSEHGGPDVLRLIELDTPAPGPGQVAVRVEAAGVNPIDGKLRSGLRGPGPMTAPRRIGNDGAGVITAVGEGVDGFRPGDEVVLFGASGVYATDVVVTVSAVQPRPPQVSAAQGAALGIPVGTAYQSLRSLAVGPGDTVLVHAGSGAVGQAAIQLAALWGATVIATASPARFDRLRELGAVPVAYGDGLEERVRAAAPQGVTVALDAAGTDEAIQTSLAVVADPTRIATIVRGPDAAGFGIRAFSGGSPEPLTDQQQAWRAEAVPVVLALMAAGRFTVEVGPEFALADAVEAHRVLASGANGKITLVP, encoded by the coding sequence ATGACACACGCGATCGTCTACTCCGAACACGGCGGGCCCGATGTGCTCCGCCTCATCGAGCTCGACACCCCCGCCCCCGGGCCCGGGCAGGTCGCCGTCCGCGTCGAAGCGGCCGGCGTGAATCCGATCGACGGCAAGCTGCGTTCGGGCTTGCGCGGACCGGGGCCGATGACGGCTCCGCGCCGGATCGGTAATGACGGCGCCGGTGTCATCACCGCCGTCGGCGAGGGCGTCGACGGGTTCCGGCCGGGCGACGAGGTCGTTCTGTTCGGGGCGAGCGGCGTCTACGCGACCGACGTCGTCGTGACGGTGTCGGCCGTGCAGCCGCGGCCTCCGCAGGTGAGCGCGGCGCAGGGCGCGGCCCTCGGCATCCCGGTCGGCACCGCCTACCAGTCGCTCCGCTCCCTCGCGGTGGGCCCGGGCGACACCGTGCTCGTGCACGCCGGATCGGGCGCCGTCGGACAGGCTGCTATCCAGCTCGCCGCGCTCTGGGGCGCGACCGTCATCGCCACCGCCTCGCCCGCGCGTTTCGACCGGCTCCGCGAGCTCGGCGCCGTCCCGGTGGCCTACGGCGACGGCCTCGAAGAACGCGTTCGGGCCGCCGCGCCGCAGGGCGTGACCGTCGCCCTCGATGCCGCGGGCACCGACGAGGCGATCCAGACTTCGCTCGCTGTCGTCGCCGACCCCACGCGCATCGCCACGATCGTGCGCGGTCCGGATGCCGCGGGATTCGGCATCCGCGCATTCTCCGGCGGCAGCCCCGAACCGCTCACCGACCAGCAGCAGGCGTGGCGGGCCGAGGCCGTGCCCGTGGTGCTTGCTCTGATGGCCGCCGGTCGTTTCACGGTCGAGGTCGGCCCGGAGTTCGCCCTCGCGGACGCCGTCGAGGCGCACCGTGTGCTGGCATCCGGAGCGAACGGCAAGATCACCCTCGTTCCCTGA
- a CDS encoding FHA domain-containing protein, with protein sequence MTKRTWFDGDLPAVATDRLAVLVGGADGVPAARRVLAITGASPDPTEVLDALVAEGIAAVPAFAIVALDEGHLTAFLRGPFALRFEDGGRRVWRVDGVGAHTWREVAAEGVTRAWAGAPGAEPRLLDLGTTPERPVRSGPTTATGVVLRTDPAVRRSDPVAVPPAPAKAPVRIPLPPGVSAPPPLPHGIAAPPPVPTPRAPRIPRAILLPDGERVPIEGTLLVGRGPRTERVDGEHLPTLVPIPQAPRDVSRSHVRIWSDGTRVQIEDLATSGGTALVDAGGVAVRLIADRPAEVQPGSVAELPGGARIRFVEDE encoded by the coding sequence GTGACTAAGCGCACCTGGTTCGACGGCGACCTTCCCGCCGTCGCCACGGATCGGCTCGCCGTGCTGGTCGGGGGCGCGGATGGTGTGCCCGCCGCCCGCCGCGTGCTGGCGATCACCGGCGCCTCCCCCGACCCGACCGAGGTCCTGGATGCCCTCGTCGCCGAGGGGATCGCGGCGGTTCCCGCGTTCGCGATCGTCGCCCTCGACGAGGGTCATCTCACGGCGTTCCTCCGTGGGCCGTTCGCCCTCCGTTTCGAAGACGGCGGGCGCCGCGTGTGGCGCGTGGACGGCGTCGGGGCGCACACCTGGCGCGAGGTCGCCGCCGAGGGCGTCACGCGCGCCTGGGCCGGCGCCCCGGGTGCCGAGCCGCGTCTCCTCGATCTCGGCACGACCCCCGAGCGGCCCGTCCGCTCCGGCCCCACCACCGCCACCGGTGTGGTGCTGCGCACCGACCCCGCCGTCCGCCGGAGCGATCCGGTTGCGGTGCCTCCCGCGCCGGCGAAGGCGCCGGTCCGCATCCCGCTCCCGCCGGGGGTCTCCGCGCCTCCGCCCTTGCCGCACGGGATCGCCGCCCCGCCTCCCGTGCCGACGCCGCGCGCACCGCGTATCCCGCGCGCGATCCTCCTCCCCGACGGCGAGCGGGTGCCCATCGAAGGCACCCTGCTCGTGGGCCGCGGCCCCCGCACCGAACGCGTCGACGGCGAGCACCTGCCGACGCTGGTTCCGATCCCGCAGGCCCCGCGCGATGTCTCCCGCAGCCACGTGCGGATCTGGTCGGACGGAACGCGCGTGCAGATCGAGGACCTCGCGACATCCGGCGGCACGGCGCTCGTCGACGCCGGCGGCGTCGCGGTGCGCCTCATCGCGGATCGTCCGGCCGAAGTACAACCGGGCTCCGTCGCCGAGTTGCCCGGGGGCGCCCGCATCCGATTCGTGGAGGACGAGTGA
- the hrpA gene encoding ATP-dependent RNA helicase HrpA: MSTPEPVISYPPELPVSAARHEIARAIAENQVVIVAGATGSGKTTQLPKICLELGRTRIAHTQPRRIAARTIAERIASELQVPLGGAVGYKVRFTDKVSADTVVALVTDGILLNEIHRDRLLRRYDTIIIDEAHERSLNIDFLLGYLRRILPERPDLKVIVTSATIDPESFARHFADANGVPAPVVEVSGRTYPVDIRYRPLVPDAVDPDEPDDDEPGAPASGDEDEVSAIVAALRELDREAPGDVLVFLPGEAEIRDAADAVRGAYAKDAAPTEVLPLYGRLSAAEQHRVFERSTVAGVRRRVILATNVAETSLTVPGIRYVVDVGTARISRYSNRTKIQQLPIEAISQASAQQRAGRAGRTAPGIAIRLFSEQDFERRPEFTEPEILRTSLASVILQMLSLGFGDISAFPFLTPPDSRGVQAAFDLLVELGAVQRTRQSTTLTPLGREISRLPIDPRFARMLIAAREDGVLRDVLAIVAGLSIQDVRERPEERREEADRQHARFTDPTSDFLTLLNLWNHLREQQSELGSSAFRRQCRAEFLNYVRVREWVDVHRQLSQLMSLPRNAGDSGGGSADPDAVHRAILSGLLSHIGVLDEREKPRDGRAAKPEYRGARGARFALFPGSGLRKKRPQAVMAAELVETSRLFARTAAAIDPEWAEPLAGDLAKRQLSDPHWSKDAGAAVAVEKVTLFGVEIIPRRRVQLARFDRPLAREMFLRHALVEQEWDPSAFPKTLTAFARRNHELRRRLEKVEERERRRDILAGDEAVYAFYDSRLPADVFDVRSFESWWRDAATRTPKLLDLTEDDLLEKNSRADERDFPTRWTQGDQVLTLAYRFEPGAADDGVTAVVPIALLAQIRPDGFDWQVPGMRDELITALLRALPKAIRRHVVPAADWAARFAEDLAEAGPENHGGLPRETLAAALAARIQRVANQPVTAADFEFDRVPAHLSISFRAVDERGRPVGSDRDLVALQARFADRARTSVARSLARPRAGAPAAIAAVSGVAPAASGAVTERTGLTDWSFGDLPALVDSPVAGGIVRGYPALVDAGASVTLRVEATPEAAARETRAGVRRLVLLAVPSPVSYVLDHLTASEKLALVTSPYQNAKALVEDARVAVADAVIAGIAADGIVRDRAAFERLRDAFSAAVTDELFRTVSLSARILLALREVERAMKQQNSLTLLGALGDVRGQLAGLVYPGFLSRTGLARLAHLPRYLQGAKERVEALADQPGRDRARMTEFERIADGYAEAGGTIPLPADAPATLVRARWLLEELRVSLFAQRLGTAEPVSAQRIAKTLRE, translated from the coding sequence GTGTCCACGCCAGAACCCGTCATCTCCTACCCGCCCGAGCTGCCCGTCAGCGCCGCGCGGCACGAGATCGCGCGCGCTATCGCCGAGAACCAGGTCGTGATCGTCGCCGGCGCGACCGGTTCGGGAAAGACGACGCAGCTCCCGAAGATCTGTCTCGAACTTGGCCGCACCCGCATCGCGCACACCCAGCCGCGGCGGATCGCGGCCCGCACGATCGCCGAACGGATCGCGAGCGAGTTGCAGGTGCCGCTCGGCGGCGCGGTGGGCTACAAGGTGCGTTTCACCGACAAGGTCTCGGCCGACACGGTCGTCGCCCTGGTCACCGACGGCATCCTGCTCAACGAGATCCACCGCGACCGGCTGCTCCGCCGGTACGACACGATCATCATCGACGAGGCGCACGAGCGCTCGCTCAACATCGACTTCCTGCTCGGGTATCTGCGCCGCATCCTGCCCGAACGTCCCGACCTGAAGGTCATCGTCACGTCCGCGACGATCGACCCGGAGAGCTTCGCCCGCCACTTCGCAGACGCGAACGGCGTGCCCGCCCCGGTCGTGGAGGTGTCCGGGCGCACGTATCCGGTCGACATCCGGTACCGCCCGCTCGTTCCGGATGCGGTCGACCCCGATGAGCCCGACGACGACGAACCCGGCGCTCCCGCATCCGGTGACGAGGACGAGGTCTCCGCGATCGTGGCGGCCCTCCGCGAACTCGATCGCGAAGCCCCGGGCGATGTGCTCGTGTTCCTGCCGGGCGAGGCCGAGATCCGGGACGCCGCGGATGCCGTCCGTGGCGCCTACGCGAAGGACGCGGCCCCCACCGAGGTGCTGCCGCTCTACGGGCGCCTGTCGGCTGCCGAACAGCACCGGGTGTTCGAACGGTCGACCGTCGCCGGTGTGCGCCGCCGCGTGATCCTCGCCACGAACGTCGCCGAGACGAGCCTGACGGTTCCCGGCATCCGGTACGTCGTCGACGTCGGCACCGCGCGCATCTCGCGATATAGCAACCGCACCAAGATCCAGCAGCTGCCGATCGAGGCGATCTCGCAGGCCTCGGCGCAGCAGCGCGCCGGCCGGGCCGGCCGCACGGCACCCGGCATCGCGATCCGGTTGTTCTCCGAGCAGGATTTCGAGCGGCGGCCCGAGTTCACCGAACCCGAAATCCTCCGCACGTCGCTCGCGTCGGTCATCCTGCAGATGCTGTCGCTCGGGTTCGGCGACATCTCCGCGTTCCCCTTCCTGACCCCGCCCGACTCGCGCGGCGTCCAGGCCGCGTTCGATCTGTTGGTCGAGCTCGGTGCGGTGCAGCGCACGCGGCAGAGCACCACGCTGACGCCGCTCGGTCGTGAGATCTCGCGGCTGCCGATCGACCCCCGTTTCGCCCGGATGCTGATCGCCGCGCGCGAGGACGGCGTCCTCCGCGACGTGCTCGCGATCGTCGCGGGTCTGTCGATCCAGGACGTCCGCGAGCGACCCGAAGAGCGGCGGGAGGAAGCCGATCGCCAGCACGCCCGCTTCACCGATCCGACGAGCGACTTCCTCACCCTCCTGAACCTCTGGAACCACCTGCGCGAGCAGCAGTCCGAGCTCGGCTCGAGCGCCTTCCGGCGCCAGTGCCGAGCCGAGTTCCTCAACTACGTGCGCGTGCGCGAGTGGGTCGACGTGCACCGGCAGCTCAGCCAGCTGATGAGCCTGCCGCGGAACGCCGGCGATTCCGGCGGCGGGAGCGCGGATCCGGATGCGGTGCACCGCGCCATCCTCTCCGGACTCCTCTCGCACATCGGCGTGCTCGATGAGCGCGAGAAGCCGCGCGACGGCCGCGCGGCCAAGCCGGAGTATCGGGGTGCGCGCGGCGCGCGTTTCGCCCTGTTCCCCGGGTCGGGACTGCGCAAGAAGCGCCCGCAGGCCGTCATGGCGGCGGAGCTCGTGGAGACCAGCCGGTTGTTCGCTCGCACCGCCGCGGCCATCGATCCCGAGTGGGCCGAGCCGCTCGCGGGCGATCTGGCGAAACGGCAGCTGAGCGATCCGCACTGGTCGAAGGATGCGGGCGCCGCGGTGGCCGTCGAAAAGGTCACGCTCTTCGGCGTCGAGATCATCCCCCGTCGCCGCGTGCAGCTGGCGCGCTTCGATCGCCCGCTCGCGCGGGAGATGTTCCTCCGGCACGCGCTCGTCGAGCAGGAGTGGGATCCCTCTGCTTTCCCGAAGACGCTCACGGCCTTCGCCCGACGCAATCATGAGCTGCGCCGCCGACTCGAGAAGGTCGAGGAACGCGAACGACGACGCGACATCCTCGCTGGCGACGAAGCGGTCTACGCGTTCTACGACAGCCGGCTGCCCGCCGACGTCTTCGACGTGCGATCTTTCGAATCGTGGTGGCGCGACGCCGCGACCCGCACACCGAAGCTGCTGGATCTCACCGAGGACGATCTGCTCGAGAAGAACTCGCGCGCCGACGAACGCGATTTTCCGACGCGCTGGACGCAGGGCGACCAGGTGCTGACCCTGGCGTATCGGTTCGAGCCGGGTGCGGCCGATGACGGCGTGACCGCGGTCGTCCCGATCGCTCTGCTGGCGCAGATCCGCCCCGACGGCTTCGACTGGCAGGTACCCGGGATGCGCGACGAGCTCATCACGGCGCTGCTCCGCGCGCTGCCCAAAGCGATCCGACGTCACGTGGTGCCGGCGGCCGACTGGGCCGCTCGATTCGCCGAGGACCTGGCCGAGGCCGGACCGGAGAATCACGGCGGACTCCCCCGCGAGACCCTCGCCGCCGCGCTCGCCGCCCGCATCCAGCGGGTGGCGAACCAACCGGTGACCGCGGCCGACTTCGAGTTCGACCGTGTTCCCGCGCATTTGTCGATCTCGTTCCGCGCCGTCGACGAGCGCGGGCGCCCGGTCGGCTCCGACCGGGATCTCGTCGCCCTGCAGGCGCGGTTCGCGGATCGCGCGCGCACCTCGGTCGCCCGTTCCCTCGCGCGTCCCCGCGCGGGCGCACCGGCCGCGATCGCCGCGGTATCGGGCGTCGCCCCCGCCGCATCCGGTGCGGTGACCGAACGCACGGGCCTGACCGACTGGTCGTTCGGCGACCTGCCGGCGCTCGTCGACTCACCCGTGGCCGGCGGCATCGTCCGCGGGTACCCGGCCCTCGTCGACGCGGGCGCGTCCGTGACGCTCCGAGTGGAGGCGACCCCCGAGGCGGCCGCGCGCGAGACGAGGGCCGGCGTGCGGCGCCTCGTGCTGCTGGCCGTGCCCTCACCCGTGTCGTACGTGCTCGATCACCTCACCGCGAGCGAGAAGCTCGCCCTGGTCACGTCGCCGTACCAGAACGCGAAGGCTCTCGTCGAAGACGCCCGCGTGGCCGTTGCCGATGCCGTCATCGCGGGCATCGCCGCCGACGGCATCGTGCGTGATCGCGCCGCGTTCGAACGGCTGCGCGACGCATTCTCGGCGGCCGTCACCGACGAGCTGTTCCGCACCGTGTCGCTGAGCGCCCGCATCCTGCTCGCCCTCCGCGAGGTCGAGCGCGCCATGAAGCAGCAGAACTCGCTGACGCTCCTCGGGGCGCTCGGAGACGTCCGCGGGCAGCTCGCCGGACTCGTCTACCCCGGCTTCCTGTCGCGGACGGGGCTCGCGCGCCTCGCGCACCTGCCGCGGTATCTGCAGGGCGCGAAGGAACGCGTCGAGGCCCTCGCGGATCAGCCCGGACGCGACCGCGCCCGCATGACCGAGTTCGAGCGGATCGCGGATGGGTACGCCGAGGCGGGCGGCACAATCCCCCTGCCCGCGGATGCGCCCGCCACTCTCGTTCGCGCCCGGTGGCTGCTCGAGGAGCTGCGGGTGAGCCTGTTCGCGCAGCGCCTCGGGACCGCCGAGCCCGTGTCGGCGCAGCGCATCGCGAAGACGCTCCGGGAATAG
- a CDS encoding L-ribulose-5-phosphate 4-epimerase, producing the protein MKTEVAIARVRADVASLHAELVRNGLVVWTGGNVSGRVPGADLFVIKPSGVTYDDLAPENMILCTLDGAVVEGTPGSDRAPSSDTAAHAYVYRNMPEVGGVVHTHSTYAVAWAARGEEIPCVITGMADEFGGPIPVGPFAIIGDDSIGRGIVDTLRGHRSRAVLMQNHGPFTIGVSPRDAVKAAVMCEDAARTVHIAREGGALVPLPQERIDALYSRYQNVYGQNTDDRR; encoded by the coding sequence GTGAAGACCGAAGTGGCGATCGCCCGGGTCCGCGCCGATGTCGCGTCGCTGCACGCCGAACTGGTGCGCAACGGCCTCGTCGTCTGGACCGGCGGCAACGTCTCCGGCCGTGTTCCCGGTGCCGATCTCTTCGTGATCAAGCCCTCCGGCGTGACCTACGATGACCTCGCCCCCGAGAACATGATCCTGTGCACGCTCGACGGCGCGGTCGTCGAGGGCACCCCGGGTAGCGACCGCGCTCCCTCGAGCGACACGGCCGCACACGCCTACGTCTACCGCAACATGCCCGAGGTCGGCGGGGTCGTGCACACGCACTCGACCTACGCCGTCGCGTGGGCCGCGCGCGGTGAAGAGATCCCCTGCGTCATCACCGGCATGGCCGATGAGTTCGGGGGGCCCATCCCGGTCGGACCGTTCGCGATCATCGGCGACGACTCGATCGGCCGCGGGATCGTCGACACTCTCCGCGGTCACCGCTCCCGCGCCGTGCTGATGCAGAACCACGGCCCCTTCACGATCGGCGTCAGCCCGCGAGACGCCGTGAAAGCGGCCGTCATGTGCGAGGACGCCGCCCGAACCGTACACATCGCCCGTGAGGGCGGTGCGCTCGTCCCGCTCCCTCAGGAACGGATCGACGCGCTCTACTCCCGATACCAGAACGTGTACGGACAGAACACCGACGACCGCCGGTAG
- the mmsB gene encoding multiple monosaccharide ABC transporter permease has product MSNDITPSPGDSSTAAGGLVNPTENRFTRWLTHVLSDLGKNGIFIALIAVVALFAIMTDGILLRPQNISNLVVQNGYILVLAIGMVMIIIAGHIDLSVGSVAAFVGAVSGVFAVQMGLPWWLSVILSLGIGALVGAWQGFWIAFVGIPAFIVTLAGMLIFRGLALVVLGNANIGSFPDEYRALGNGFLTDVFGAADLDLFTLVLGAVAIVALIVQQFRTRGGRQKYGQDTEPLAWFVLKLALISVVIGWFAWALASYKGIPVTLIILAVLVMVYGIVMNRTVFGRHIYAIGGNRHAAELSGIKTRRVDFWLFVNMGFLAALAGLIFTARLNLAGPKAGDGFELEAISAAFIGGAAVQGGVGTIGGAIIGGLIIGVLNNGMSIMGIGIEWQQAVKGLVLLLAVAFDVYNKRRSGN; this is encoded by the coding sequence ATGTCGAATGACATCACCCCCTCCCCGGGCGACTCGTCGACCGCCGCCGGCGGCCTCGTCAACCCCACCGAGAACCGGTTCACCCGCTGGCTGACCCACGTGCTCAGCGACCTCGGCAAGAACGGCATCTTCATCGCGCTCATCGCGGTGGTGGCGCTGTTCGCGATCATGACCGACGGCATCCTGCTGCGGCCCCAGAACATCTCGAACCTGGTCGTGCAGAACGGCTACATCCTCGTTCTCGCCATCGGCATGGTGATGATCATCATCGCCGGTCACATCGACCTGTCGGTCGGATCGGTCGCCGCGTTCGTCGGCGCCGTCTCGGGCGTATTCGCGGTGCAGATGGGCCTGCCGTGGTGGCTGTCGGTCATCCTCTCGCTCGGCATCGGCGCGCTGGTCGGTGCGTGGCAAGGCTTCTGGATCGCCTTCGTCGGCATTCCCGCGTTCATCGTGACGCTGGCCGGCATGCTGATCTTCCGCGGCCTCGCGCTCGTCGTGCTCGGCAACGCGAACATCGGTTCGTTCCCCGACGAGTACCGTGCGCTCGGCAACGGCTTCCTCACCGACGTGTTCGGTGCGGCGGACCTCGACCTGTTCACGCTCGTGCTGGGCGCGGTCGCGATCGTCGCGCTCATCGTGCAGCAGTTCCGCACACGCGGGGGCCGACAGAAGTACGGTCAGGACACCGAGCCGCTCGCGTGGTTCGTGCTGAAACTCGCCCTCATCTCGGTCGTCATCGGCTGGTTCGCCTGGGCGCTCGCCTCGTACAAGGGCATCCCGGTCACGCTGATCATCCTCGCGGTGCTGGTGATGGTCTACGGCATCGTGATGAACCGCACCGTGTTCGGTCGTCACATCTACGCGATCGGTGGCAACCGCCACGCCGCCGAACTGTCGGGCATCAAGACCCGTCGCGTCGACTTCTGGCTGTTCGTCAACATGGGCTTCCTGGCGGCGCTCGCCGGCCTCATCTTCACGGCTCGCCTGAACCTCGCCGGCCCGAAGGCCGGTGACGGCTTCGAGCTCGAGGCGATCTCCGCCGCCTTCATCGGTGGCGCGGCGGTGCAGGGTGGTGTCGGCACCATCGGCGGTGCGATCATCGGTGGTCTGATCATCGGTGTGCTGAACAACGGCATGTCGATCATGGGCATCGGCATCGAGTGGCAGCAGGCCGTCAAGGGCCTCGTTCTGCTCCTCGCCGTCGCGTTCGACGTCTACAACAAGCGCCGCTCCGGTAACTGA